Proteins encoded together in one Nostoc sp. PCC 7524 window:
- a CDS encoding adenylate kinase-like kinase — protein sequence MYRVLVFGNSGSGKSTLAHKLGRNLDIPVLDLDTIAWEHHQIAVRRSQEDAAKDLLEFINNNNSWIIEGCYSTLIAIGLEFATEIYFLNPGIEKCLENNINRPWEAHKFKSPEEQAETFEFLQSWIKQYETRDDEFGYSSHRALFEGFNGKKHEIMG from the coding sequence ATGTATCGAGTTTTAGTATTTGGTAATTCCGGTTCAGGAAAAAGCACCTTAGCACATAAATTGGGGCGTAATCTTGATATTCCAGTTCTCGACCTCGATACTATTGCATGGGAACACCATCAAATTGCTGTACGCCGTTCTCAAGAAGATGCAGCCAAAGATTTACTAGAATTTATCAACAACAATAATTCTTGGATAATTGAAGGTTGTTATAGTACCCTGATCGCAATTGGTCTAGAATTTGCAACCGAAATTTATTTTCTCAATCCAGGGATTGAGAAATGTTTAGAAAATAACATTAATCGACCTTGGGAAGCTCATAAATTTAAATCACCTGAAGAACAAGCAGAAACTTTTGAGTTTCTCCAGAGTTGGATAAAACAATATGAAACTCGTGATGATGAATTTGGTTATTCATCTCATCGCGCATTATTTGAAGGTTTTAATGGTAAAAAACATGAAATTATGGGATAA
- a CDS encoding Uma2 family endonuclease, with the protein MTSLTLNLNSVIKLTREQFYQLCVENPDLKLERNAQGELIIMPPTGGETGRSNVNLILQIASWNEQNQLGEVFDSSTGFTLPNGADRSPDVSWVEKSRWEALTKEQREKFLPLCPDFVIEIMSPSDTLKKVQDKMNEYMLNGCRLGWLINRKKQEVEIYRHGQEVEVLKLPQSLSGENVLPGFVLNLQRIWE; encoded by the coding sequence ATGACATCACTAACATTAAATCTCAATTCTGTAATTAAACTGACTAGAGAACAGTTCTATCAATTATGTGTAGAAAATCCTGATTTAAAATTAGAACGCAATGCCCAGGGAGAATTAATTATCATGCCACCAACAGGAGGGGAAACAGGTAGAAGTAATGTGAATTTAATTCTACAAATAGCATCATGGAATGAACAAAATCAACTTGGTGAAGTTTTTGATTCATCTACTGGATTTACTTTACCAAATGGGGCTGATCGTTCTCCTGATGTATCTTGGGTAGAAAAATCTCGCTGGGAGGCTTTGACTAAAGAACAAAGAGAAAAATTTCTGCCTCTATGCCCAGATTTTGTGATTGAAATCATGTCACCATCTGATACTTTGAAAAAAGTTCAAGATAAAATGAATGAGTATATGTTAAATGGGTGTCGCTTGGGTTGGTTAATCAATCGCAAAAAGCAAGAAGTAGAAATTTATCGTCATGGACAAGAAGTAGAAGTGTTAAAATTACCTCAAAGTCTTTCTGGTGAAAATGTATTACCTGGATTTGTACTCAATCTGCAACGCATTTGGGAGTAA
- a CDS encoding HNH endonuclease — translation MSNGSADNLARLYSELIVLLAQEEEIRQITAEKLSKAKSVIDPRKEFNKWLQSNAGKTWKQKQFQYQEGKCSACGESLRFADAVVHHVLPLKDFGSAANKPENFRLLHPSCNLEIGTKIVDFS, via the coding sequence ATGAGTAACGGTTCAGCAGATAACTTAGCTCGATTGTACAGTGAGTTGATAGTGCTTCTTGCACAAGAAGAAGAAATTCGTCAAATTACGGCGGAGAAATTGTCCAAAGCAAAATCAGTTATTGACCCACGTAAGGAGTTTAATAAGTGGCTTCAAAGCAATGCCGGAAAAACCTGGAAACAGAAGCAATTTCAATATCAAGAAGGTAAATGTTCTGCGTGTGGTGAATCCCTTCGTTTTGCGGATGCTGTTGTACATCATGTTCTTCCATTAAAAGACTTTGGTTCGGCTGCTAACAAACCTGAAAACTTCAGATTGTTACATCCTAGTTGTAATCTTGAAATTGGAACAAAAATAGTTGACTTTTCATAA
- a CDS encoding RecQ family ATP-dependent DNA helicase, protein MNNQKTKSWEEVRATFQKIWGYDDFRSPQGEIVNSLLNQKDALIIMPTGGGKSICFQLPALLQTGLTLVVSPLVALMENQVQELIERQQKAALLHSELPSSQRRATLQALEKQQLRLLYLSPETLLSPPVWERLCQPQVQINGLILDEAHCLVQWGETFRPAYRRLGAVRPALLKHKPPGTKISIAAFTATADPLAQKTIQTVLQLQQPEIFRLNPYRPNLHPTVRIAWTPRGRKQQLIKFIQNRPKQAGLIYVRTRRDSENLAAWLAEMGYKTASYHAGLGATERREVEASWLGDKIPFVVCTCAFGMGINKPNVRWVVHYHAPHLLSEYVQEIGRGGRDGKPAEALTLISEPTGWLDPDDKQRQQFFQEQMRSQQQKAQQLIKKLPAQGEVNAITKQFPDSAIALALLHSSGQLNWLDPFHYKIEHKAKNQPPTQLHAAQQMTQYLNTKQCRWQFLLNAFGFAKEATNWRCGHCDNCR, encoded by the coding sequence ATGAATAATCAAAAAACAAAATCTTGGGAAGAAGTCCGCGCTACTTTTCAAAAAATTTGGGGTTATGATGATTTCCGTTCGCCACAGGGAGAAATCGTCAACAGTTTATTAAACCAAAAAGATGCACTCATAATTATGCCCACTGGAGGCGGAAAATCAATTTGTTTTCAACTACCTGCATTATTACAAACTGGCTTAACTTTGGTAGTATCCCCATTAGTGGCACTGATGGAAAATCAAGTACAGGAATTAATTGAACGTCAACAAAAAGCTGCATTATTGCATAGTGAATTACCATCATCCCAACGCCGTGCAACACTGCAAGCATTAGAAAAACAACAACTAAGATTACTGTATTTATCACCAGAAACTTTATTAAGTCCGCCAGTCTGGGAAAGATTATGTCAGCCACAAGTGCAAATTAACGGCTTAATTCTCGATGAAGCCCATTGTTTAGTACAGTGGGGTGAAACCTTTCGCCCAGCTTACCGCAGATTAGGGGCTGTCAGACCTGCATTACTCAAACATAAGCCACCAGGAACAAAAATCAGCATTGCTGCATTTACCGCCACGGCTGACCCCTTAGCGCAAAAAACTATTCAAACCGTTTTACAATTACAACAACCGGAAATATTTCGCCTCAATCCTTACCGTCCAAATTTGCATCCTACTGTTCGCATCGCTTGGACACCAAGGGGAAGAAAACAACAATTAATCAAATTTATTCAAAATCGACCAAAACAAGCCGGATTAATTTATGTTCGCACTCGGCGAGATAGTGAAAATTTAGCTGCTTGGTTAGCAGAGATGGGTTACAAAACCGCTAGTTATCACGCGGGTTTAGGTGCAACAGAACGCCGGGAAGTGGAAGCGAGTTGGTTGGGTGATAAAATTCCGTTTGTGGTGTGTACCTGCGCCTTTGGCATGGGGATAAATAAGCCTAATGTGCGCTGGGTTGTCCACTATCACGCACCGCATCTGTTATCTGAATATGTGCAGGAAATTGGGCGTGGTGGTAGAGATGGTAAACCGGCTGAGGCTTTGACATTGATAAGTGAGCCTACAGGGTGGCTAGATCCAGATGATAAACAAAGACAACAGTTTTTTCAAGAACAAATGCGATCGCAGCAGCAAAAAGCCCAGCAGTTAATCAAAAAACTCCCAGCACAAGGTGAAGTTAACGCGATAACTAAACAATTTCCCGATAGTGCGATCGCATTAGCTTTACTGCATAGTAGTGGACAATTAAACTGGCTTGACCCTTTCCATTACAAAATAGAACACAAAGCCAAAAACCAGCCACCCACACAATTACACGCTGCTCAACAAATGACTCAATATTTAAATACTAAACAATGCCGTTGGCAATTTTTATTGAATGCTTTTGGTTTTGCCAAAGAAGCCACTAACTGGCGTTGTGGACATTGCGATAATTGTCGTTAA
- a CDS encoding type II toxin-antitoxin system HicB family antitoxin, giving the protein MNQNIRQVIMYRDEDGYWIVECPSLEGCVSQGKTKEEALVNIKEAITGYIATLQGDGLPIVNI; this is encoded by the coding sequence ATGAACCAGAATATTAGGCAAGTAATCATGTATCGAGACGAGGATGGCTACTGGATTGTAGAATGTCCTAGCCTCGAAGGTTGTGTCAGCCAAGGAAAAACAAAAGAAGAAGCACTTGTAAATATTAAAGAAGCAATAACAGGTTATATTGCTACTCTCCAGGGAGATGGTTTACCTATTGTTAATATCTGA
- the dapF gene encoding diaminopimelate epimerase: protein MKFYKYHALGNDYLVINPQDLSFDLTPEKIKIICNRNFGIGSDGILLGLLPSNTAKFALRIFNPDGSEAEKSGNGLRIFSRFLWDMGLVDEEPFSIETAGGIVKSVIKDAGKTVQVEMGKVSFWSQDIPVAGDNREVIKEQITVGDQTFSFCAATIGNPHCVVLLAEISPDIAKEYGSILEVHPLFPNRTNVQFMKVLDRNTIQIEIWERGAGYTLASGSSSSAAAATAHKLGLCDSEITVKMPGGEILIQIKDDFNISMTGSVTKVAQGELSEELFTYA from the coding sequence TTGAAATTTTATAAATATCATGCTTTGGGTAATGATTATTTAGTTATCAATCCCCAAGATTTATCATTTGATTTAACCCCTGAAAAAATTAAAATAATTTGCAACCGTAATTTTGGTATCGGCTCTGATGGTATTTTGTTGGGGCTGCTACCATCAAACACAGCAAAATTCGCCTTACGCATCTTCAACCCCGATGGAAGTGAAGCCGAAAAAAGTGGTAATGGACTGCGGATTTTCTCCCGTTTCCTTTGGGATATGGGACTTGTTGACGAAGAGCCATTCTCAATTGAAACTGCGGGTGGAATAGTAAAATCTGTGATCAAAGATGCAGGTAAAACAGTCCAGGTTGAGATGGGGAAAGTCAGCTTTTGGAGTCAAGATATTCCCGTAGCAGGAGATAACCGAGAAGTAATTAAAGAACAAATAACTGTTGGTGATCAAACTTTTTCTTTTTGTGCAGCGACTATTGGTAATCCGCACTGCGTGGTTCTTTTAGCTGAAATCAGTCCAGATATTGCAAAAGAATATGGTTCAATTTTAGAAGTTCATCCTTTATTTCCCAATCGCACTAATGTGCAATTTATGAAAGTATTAGATAGAAATACTATTCAAATTGAAATTTGGGAAAGAGGCGCAGGTTACACTTTAGCATCAGGTAGTAGTAGCAGTGCGGCGGCGGCTACTGCACATAAACTTGGTTTATGTGATTCTGAAATTACCGTAAAAATGCCTGGGGGAGAAATTCTGATTCAGATTAAAGATGACTTTAACATCTCTATGACTGGTTCTGTTACAAAAGTTGCTCAAGGAGAATTATCAGAGGAATTATTTACCTATGCCTAA
- a CDS encoding DUF6887 family protein — MSQVNYSAMSDAELKQYFLRNRQDKAAFLAYLDRLNQQPHKIIASPDDPDFDEKIQAAIRQQLEAAKKQ, encoded by the coding sequence ATGAGCCAAGTTAATTATAGTGCAATGTCAGATGCAGAATTAAAACAATACTTTCTCAGGAATCGCCAGGATAAAGCTGCTTTTCTAGCATACCTAGATAGACTTAATCAGCAACCACACAAAATTATTGCTAGTCCCGACGATCCTGATTTTGATGAAAAAATTCAAGCCGCAATTCGCCAACAGCTAGAAGCTGCAAAAAAGCAGTAG
- a CDS encoding DUF6888 family protein produces MRIANCELRIVLTREATEAQLKSLYRVGYQLTYTMLQPIHLICLDNRTLNIYILAGHNEELEFQILPNGEVF; encoded by the coding sequence TTGCGAATTGCGAATTGCGAATTGCGAATTGTACTGACTAGAGAGGCTACTGAGGCTCAATTAAAGAGTTTATATCGCGTTGGTTATCAACTGACTTATACTATGCTTCAGCCAATACATCTGATATGCTTAGATAACCGAACTTTGAACATTTATATTCTAGCCGGACATAACGAAGAGCTTGAGTTTCAAATACTACCCAATGGAGAGGTATTTTGA
- a CDS encoding 2-isopropylmalate synthase yields the protein MTSQPERIIIFDTTLRDGEQCPGATLNIDEKLAIAKQLARLGVDIIEAGFAFASPGDFEAVSKIAQTVGTENGPVICSLARARHDDIKAAAEAIKPAAKGRIHTFIATSDIHLQYKLKKSRPEVIAIAEEMVAYAKSFTDDVEFSPEDAGRSDPEFLYQVLERAIAAGATTINIPDTVGYTTPSEFGAIIKGIKDNVPNIDQAIISVHGHNDLGLAVANFLEAVKNGARQLECTINGIGERAGNAALEELVMAMHVRRQYFNPFLGRPENSEEPLTNIDTKQIYKTSRLVSNLTGMLVQPNKAIVGANAFAHESGIHQDGVLKNKLTYEIMDAQLIGLTDNQIVLGKHSGRNAFRTRLKELGFELSETELNKAFVRFKEVADKKKEISDWDLEAIVNDEIQQAPDLFRVELVQVSCGSNAQPTATVTLRTPTGEELTDAAIGTGPVDAVYKAINRVVNVPNQLIEFSVQSVTAGIDAIGEVTIRLRHESRVFSGHAANTDIIVASAQAYVNALNRLYAALQTQEKQTEVTANQV from the coding sequence ATGACCAGTCAACCAGAGAGAATCATCATTTTTGATACGACACTCCGCGATGGCGAACAGTGTCCAGGGGCAACATTAAACATAGATGAAAAGTTAGCGATCGCCAAACAGTTAGCCCGTCTCGGTGTCGATATCATTGAAGCTGGTTTTGCGTTTGCGAGTCCTGGAGACTTTGAAGCGGTAAGCAAAATTGCTCAAACTGTTGGCACAGAAAATGGCCCGGTAATTTGTAGTTTGGCACGAGCCAGACATGATGATATTAAAGCCGCAGCTGAAGCGATTAAACCGGCAGCAAAGGGCAGAATACACACCTTTATTGCTACTTCTGATATTCACCTGCAATATAAACTCAAAAAAAGCAGACCAGAAGTAATTGCGATCGCCGAGGAAATGGTAGCCTATGCCAAGAGTTTCACCGATGATGTGGAATTTTCCCCCGAAGATGCAGGACGCTCTGATCCTGAATTTTTGTACCAAGTTTTAGAGCGAGCGATCGCAGCCGGTGCAACAACAATTAACATTCCCGATACAGTTGGTTACACCACACCCAGCGAATTTGGGGCAATTATTAAGGGCATTAAAGACAACGTTCCTAACATCGACCAAGCAATTATTTCTGTTCACGGACACAATGATTTAGGCTTGGCAGTTGCTAACTTCTTAGAAGCCGTCAAAAATGGGGCTAGACAGTTAGAATGTACCATCAATGGTATAGGAGAACGCGCCGGAAATGCTGCCTTAGAAGAATTAGTCATGGCTATGCACGTCCGCAGGCAATATTTTAATCCTTTCTTGGGTAGACCGGAAAATTCTGAAGAACCCCTCACCAATATTGACACCAAACAAATTTACAAAACATCCCGTTTAGTCTCCAATTTGACGGGAATGTTAGTCCAGCCAAATAAAGCAATTGTCGGTGCAAATGCTTTCGCTCACGAGTCAGGTATTCACCAAGATGGAGTTTTGAAAAATAAACTCACCTACGAAATTATGGACGCTCAATTGATTGGCTTAACAGACAATCAAATAGTTTTGGGTAAACATTCTGGGCGTAATGCCTTCCGTACTCGCTTGAAAGAATTAGGTTTTGAACTATCAGAAACCGAACTCAATAAAGCCTTTGTTCGATTCAAAGAAGTAGCCGACAAAAAGAAAGAAATTTCTGATTGGGACTTGGAAGCCATTGTTAACGACGAAATTCAACAAGCACCCGATTTATTCCGGGTAGAATTAGTCCAGGTTTCCTGCGGTAGTAACGCTCAACCCACAGCTACAGTTACCCTCCGCACCCCCACAGGCGAAGAACTCACCGACGCAGCCATTGGCACAGGGCCAGTAGACGCGGTTTATAAAGCAATTAACCGTGTCGTAAACGTTCCTAACCAATTGATTGAGTTCTCTGTGCAGTCAGTAACAGCCGGCATTGATGCAATTGGGGAAGTGACTATCCGTTTAAGACATGAATCACGAGTATTTTCGGGTCATGCAGCCAATACCGATATCATAGTTGCATCAGCACAAGCTTACGTTAATGCCCTCAATCGTTTGTATGCAGCACTGCAAACGCAAGAGAAGCAAACAGAAGTAACTGCTAACCAAGTGTAA